The following are from one region of the Acidobacteriota bacterium genome:
- a CDS encoding CHAT domain-containing tetratricopeptide repeat protein: protein MIPDRPTAHRLAAGESKTFGAELTAGRHWWLRVEQIGIDVVLEVKDPAGKPVLRIDNPIHREGIESLLLTPAITGAYRIEIHPREVGAPPGRFTLRLEELSSEGPLRLRGESAVTEAGRLWAEGGKDGTEAIAARLHEAIDAFRRAGESHREAMTLLTLGGLFEELDDYPQALQYYKRALDLFRALDETSGVAATLDRLGLVHGWIGDNGRAREALEEALALRRRLGRGEAITRNNLCLVLQRSGRFEAAGRCYEEALGLARTGDDPALVANLLNNLGGIEQNLGEPTQAIAYYRQAVALHRANGDTLGEAVTLNNLGFYHHGLGDVEEALLHYAPALELFEERGELYWQARTLNNIGFGYLALGEHERARSYLLRALPLRRTVGDLAGEAVTLRNLGRAAAGLGQPVQAVAFLRRALALSEELGDERGAATARQLMGEVELSLGRTESALHHLELALATQRQMGARLGQAEVLTLLSDAHRKLGDRSRALTAGEQALELHRRIRHPLGEIAALTALARAERDGRRLEAAAGHLETAVGTLEGLRGNLGDPNQRASFLASQRLVYRLYVDTLMALHRRSPAAGHDLQALELSERSRSWSLLALLEAAGAGPAQAAEPELGERLRDARQRFAAKTRQQLRVLGREHSQAEARAAEEELYTALTELDTVRAELRRADPRFDSLNRAEPLKVSEIQELLDEGTVLLEILLGEERSFLWWVTPTAVAVHELPPQQTLEELARKAYRLLADPHRSPAALREALDALGKSLLGPVAQRLRDQRLVIVADGALHLLPFAALTLPSAPGAVGPPQPPQPVISRHEVVNLPSASVLAAQRRELAGAGKGARGAPRVAIFADPVFEGDDPRLSSEGKETSEPSPGALAEGRGREEVGLRSGGRLKIENLERLPHSRREAQAIAAQLPPEAVHLALDTDARREQLLGDQLAGYDILHFATHGFVHPEAPELSGLVLSQVDAGGGEIDGFLGLYDVANLRLSARLVVLSGCGTALGKEVSGEGLVGLPRGFLYAGVPRIVASLWQVRDRATAELMTHFYRSLLVEGASPAAALRSAQLALREERRWRDPFFWAAFTLQGDWR, encoded by the coding sequence TTGATTCCCGACCGGCCCACCGCGCACCGGCTGGCCGCCGGGGAAAGCAAAACCTTCGGCGCCGAGCTCACCGCGGGCCGGCATTGGTGGCTGCGCGTCGAGCAGATTGGCATCGACGTGGTGCTGGAGGTGAAGGACCCTGCGGGGAAGCCCGTGCTGCGCATCGACAACCCGATTCACCGCGAGGGGATCGAGAGCCTGCTGCTGACGCCTGCCATCACCGGCGCGTACCGGATTGAAATTCACCCTCGCGAGGTAGGCGCTCCTCCCGGACGATTCACCCTGCGGCTCGAAGAGCTCTCCTCCGAGGGCCCTCTCCGCTTGCGCGGGGAATCCGCGGTAACCGAAGCAGGCCGGCTGTGGGCGGAGGGGGGCAAGGACGGAACCGAGGCCATCGCCGCCCGACTGCACGAGGCCATCGACGCCTTCCGCAGAGCCGGAGAGAGCCATCGCGAAGCCATGACGCTGCTTACCCTGGGCGGGCTGTTCGAGGAGCTCGACGACTACCCTCAGGCTCTGCAGTACTACAAACGAGCCCTGGACCTGTTTCGGGCGCTGGACGAAACCTCCGGCGTCGCTGCCACCCTTGATCGCCTGGGCCTGGTTCACGGCTGGATCGGCGACAACGGCCGGGCTCGGGAAGCGCTGGAGGAAGCTCTCGCTCTGCGCCGGCGCCTCGGACGCGGGGAGGCGATCACTAGGAACAACCTCTGCCTGGTACTGCAGAGGAGCGGGCGCTTCGAGGCCGCTGGCCGCTGCTATGAGGAGGCCCTGGGCCTCGCCCGGACCGGCGACGATCCGGCGCTGGTGGCGAATCTGCTCAACAACCTGGGAGGCATCGAGCAGAACCTGGGGGAGCCCACTCAAGCCATCGCCTACTACCGCCAGGCCGTCGCTCTGCACCGCGCCAACGGCGACACCCTGGGGGAGGCCGTCACCCTCAACAACCTGGGCTTCTACCACCACGGACTGGGCGACGTGGAAGAAGCCCTGCTGCACTACGCCCCGGCCTTGGAGCTCTTCGAAGAGCGCGGCGAGCTCTACTGGCAGGCCCGCACCCTCAACAACATCGGCTTCGGCTACCTGGCGCTGGGAGAACACGAGCGAGCCCGCTCTTATCTGCTGCGAGCCCTGCCGCTACGGCGAACGGTGGGGGATCTAGCGGGAGAAGCGGTGACGCTGCGCAATCTGGGCCGCGCCGCCGCCGGCCTCGGCCAACCGGTCCAGGCGGTGGCGTTTCTACGCCGAGCCCTCGCCCTCAGCGAGGAGCTGGGGGACGAGCGAGGAGCGGCCACCGCCCGCCAGCTGATGGGAGAGGTCGAGCTCTCCCTGGGGCGGACCGAAAGCGCCCTCCACCACCTCGAGCTCGCTCTGGCGACGCAGCGCCAGATGGGCGCCCGGCTGGGGCAAGCCGAAGTCTTGACCCTGTTGAGCGACGCTCACCGCAAGCTCGGGGATCGGTCCCGAGCGTTGACGGCCGGCGAGCAGGCCCTGGAGCTGCACCGCCGGATACGCCACCCGCTGGGAGAGATTGCGGCCCTCACCGCCCTGGCCCGGGCGGAACGGGACGGGCGACGGCTGGAGGCGGCGGCGGGGCATCTCGAGACCGCGGTGGGAACCCTCGAAGGGCTCCGGGGAAATCTCGGCGATCCCAACCAAAGGGCCTCCTTCCTCGCCTCCCAACGGCTGGTGTACCGGCTCTACGTCGACACCTTGATGGCGCTGCACCGGCGCTCGCCGGCGGCGGGTCATGACCTCCAAGCTCTCGAACTCAGCGAACGCTCGCGCTCCTGGTCGCTGCTGGCCCTGCTGGAAGCGGCGGGGGCGGGGCCCGCGCAAGCGGCAGAGCCGGAGCTTGGGGAGCGCTTGCGCGACGCCCGGCAGCGCTTCGCCGCCAAAACCCGCCAGCAGCTGCGGGTGCTCGGGCGGGAGCACAGCCAGGCCGAAGCCCGGGCCGCCGAGGAAGAGCTCTACACGGCCCTCACCGAGCTCGACACCGTACGCGCCGAGCTGCGCCGCGCCGACCCACGCTTCGATTCGTTGAACCGCGCCGAGCCGTTGAAAGTCAGCGAGATCCAAGAGCTTCTGGACGAGGGGACGGTGCTGCTGGAGATTCTCCTCGGCGAGGAGCGCAGCTTCCTGTGGTGGGTGACTCCCACCGCCGTCGCCGTCCACGAGCTTCCCCCGCAGCAGACCCTCGAAGAGCTGGCGAGGAAGGCCTACCGCTTGCTCGCCGATCCCCACCGCAGCCCGGCGGCGCTCCGGGAAGCCCTCGATGCCCTCGGCAAGAGCTTGCTCGGGCCGGTGGCGCAACGGCTGCGGGATCAACGGTTGGTGATCGTCGCCGACGGAGCCTTGCACCTCCTCCCCTTCGCCGCTCTGACCCTGCCGTCCGCTCCCGGCGCGGTGGGTCCACCCCAGCCACCCCAGCCGGTGATCAGCCGCCACGAGGTGGTGAACCTGCCCTCCGCCTCCGTGCTGGCGGCCCAGCGCCGGGAGCTCGCCGGGGCCGGCAAGGGTGCCCGCGGCGCCCCCAGAGTGGCGATCTTCGCAGACCCGGTCTTCGAGGGGGACGATCCCCGTCTCAGCTCAGAGGGGAAAGAGACCTCCGAGCCCAGCCCGGGAGCCCTGGCCGAGGGGCGAGGGCGGGAGGAGGTAGGACTGCGAAGCGGCGGCCGCCTGAAAATCGAGAATCTCGAGCGTCTGCCCCACAGCCGGCGGGAGGCGCAGGCCATCGCCGCTCAGCTGCCGCCGGAGGCAGTGCATCTCGCCCTCGACACCGACGCGCGGCGGGAGCAGCTGCTGGGCGACCAGCTCGCCGGCTACGACATCCTGCACTTCGCCACCCACGGCTTTGTCCATCCCGAGGCCCCGGAGCTCTCCGGCCTGGTGCTCTCCCAGGTCGATGCCGGCGGCGGCGAGATCGACGGATTCCTCGGCCTCTACGACGTGGCCAATCTCCGGCTCTCGGCGCGGCTGGTGGTGCTCTCGGGCTGCGGCACGGCCCTCGGCAAGGAAGTCAGCGGCGAAGGATTGGTGGGGCTCCCCCGCGGCTTTCTCTATGCCGGCGTCCCGCGCATCGTCGCCAGTCTCTGGCAGGTTCGAGATCGAGCCACGGCGGAGCTGATGACGCATTTCTATCGTTCTCTGCTGGTGGAAGGCGCCTCCCCCGCCGCCGCCCTGCGCAGC
- a CDS encoding HupE/UreJ family protein, whose amino-acid sequence MRSLHACRAPFLVTLIVALTLGLFLPVTAGAHPVAPALLKLTESADGRVAVDWKQPPRRGGRLLQPQLSDRCVVVQEPEKRRLDGELVESWTLDCGAEGLAGAEVTVDGLDIRRGEVMVFATLAAGGAARAILRADQPSWTVPREQGPLAVFGDYLVLGVEHILLGLDHLLFVLALVLLVPQLRRLVWTVTGFTAGHSVTLALAALGLVHVPSAPVEILIAASILLLAVELTRDENDLVHRRPWLVAGGFGLLHGLGFAGALAEVGLPEGEIPLALLAFNLGIEAGQLLFVAAVLAIGWALRPWIPRMPRWLRWSPAYAIGGLSVFWILERSAGLF is encoded by the coding sequence TTGAGATCTCTCCACGCCTGCCGCGCCCCCTTCCTGGTGACCCTCATCGTCGCTCTCACCCTTGGACTGTTCCTCCCCGTCACCGCCGGAGCCCATCCGGTGGCGCCGGCGCTGCTCAAGCTCACCGAAAGCGCCGACGGCCGGGTGGCGGTGGATTGGAAGCAGCCACCGCGCCGCGGCGGCCGCCTGCTCCAGCCGCAGCTGTCGGACCGCTGCGTCGTGGTGCAGGAGCCGGAAAAGCGGCGCCTCGACGGCGAGCTGGTGGAGAGCTGGACGCTGGACTGCGGCGCCGAGGGGCTGGCCGGCGCCGAGGTGACGGTGGACGGTCTCGATATCCGCCGGGGCGAGGTGATGGTCTTCGCAACCCTCGCCGCTGGTGGTGCCGCCCGCGCCATCCTGCGGGCGGATCAGCCGAGCTGGACGGTGCCTCGGGAGCAGGGACCGCTGGCGGTCTTCGGCGACTATTTGGTCCTCGGCGTGGAGCACATCCTCCTGGGCCTCGACCACCTTCTCTTCGTCCTCGCCCTGGTGCTGCTGGTACCCCAGCTACGGCGCCTGGTGTGGACCGTCACCGGTTTCACCGCCGGCCACAGCGTCACCCTGGCGCTGGCGGCCCTGGGGCTGGTGCACGTGCCCTCGGCGCCGGTGGAGATCCTCATCGCCGCCAGCATCCTGTTGCTGGCGGTGGAGCTGACCCGCGATGAGAACGATCTGGTGCACCGCCGCCCGTGGCTCGTAGCCGGCGGCTTCGGGCTACTCCACGGCCTCGGCTTCGCCGGCGCACTGGCGGAGGTAGGGCTGCCGGAGGGCGAGATCCCGCTGGCGCTGCTGGCCTTCAACCTCGGCATCGAAGCCGGCCAGCTCCTCTTCGTCGCCGCCGTCCTAGCCATCGGCTGGGCGCTGCGGCCTTGGATCCCCAGAATGCCCCGCTGGCTGCGCTGGAGTCCCGCCTACGCCATCGGCGGCCTGTCGGTGTTCTGGATCCTGGAGCGCAGCGCCGGGCTGTTCTAA
- a CDS encoding peptidylprolyl isomerase, with protein sequence MLSRWLRAPLTHFLLIGLALFLFQELRSEEIPPLVISRERLGQLAAEWSSHSGAAPNAEEAEQLVEQAIEDELLMEVALDHGLHREDPQVRRRLVRLGRFVSGAPEAADADENELFEQALELGLHRRDALARQRLTDGARFLLTEEDPQPRPSDEELREYLQQERETFELPPRARVTQLLFPAENRRQAAEVLGRLQSDGIGPHAAELSEEGPWAPPPPPRRPGPLSREDLQRRFGDAFAELAFSAETGSWAGPVSSPWGEHLLWVEERLPASLPEVDGNREVLTESWILHRRRTRLADALEELRTQREIVVQRPPGFGTGGPGAASSDGEEGPS encoded by the coding sequence ATGCTCTCCCGCTGGCTGCGCGCTCCCCTCACCCACTTCCTGCTCATCGGCCTCGCCCTCTTCCTGTTCCAGGAGCTGAGGAGCGAGGAAATACCGCCGCTGGTCATCTCCCGGGAGCGCCTGGGCCAGCTCGCCGCCGAATGGTCCTCCCACAGCGGTGCCGCCCCCAACGCCGAGGAGGCAGAGCAACTCGTCGAGCAGGCGATTGAGGACGAGCTGCTGATGGAGGTGGCGTTGGACCACGGGCTGCATCGGGAGGATCCCCAGGTGCGCCGCCGGCTGGTGCGACTGGGGCGCTTTGTGAGCGGTGCTCCGGAGGCCGCCGACGCCGACGAAAACGAGCTCTTCGAGCAGGCCCTGGAGCTGGGGCTGCACCGCCGGGACGCCCTCGCCCGCCAGCGCCTCACCGACGGCGCTCGGTTTCTGCTCACCGAGGAGGATCCCCAGCCCCGCCCCAGTGACGAGGAGCTTCGGGAGTATTTGCAGCAGGAGCGGGAAACCTTCGAGCTGCCGCCCCGGGCGCGAGTGACCCAGCTCCTCTTCCCCGCCGAGAACCGTCGCCAGGCCGCCGAGGTCTTGGGCCGCCTCCAGAGTGACGGCATCGGCCCGCACGCCGCCGAGCTCTCGGAAGAAGGCCCCTGGGCCCCACCGCCACCGCCCCGCCGCCCCGGCCCCCTGTCCCGGGAGGATCTCCAACGCCGCTTCGGCGACGCCTTCGCCGAGCTCGCCTTCAGCGCCGAAACCGGGAGCTGGGCGGGACCGGTAAGCTCCCCCTGGGGCGAGCACCTGCTGTGGGTCGAGGAGCGCCTGCCGGCCTCCCTGCCGGAGGTGGATGGAAACCGGGAGGTGCTCACCGAGAGCTGGATCCTGCACCGCCGGCGCACCCGCCTGGCCGACGCCCTGGAGGAATTGAGGACTCAGCGCGAGATCGTGGTGCAGCGGCCCCCGGGCTTCGGTACGGGGGGTCCGGGGGCGGCGAGCAGCGACGGCGAGGAGGGCCCGTCTTGA